A window of Pedobacter lusitanus contains these coding sequences:
- a CDS encoding PSP1 domain-containing protein — MGCGSCSTGGGCAPSGCKSNGSCLTGGCQKMEVYDWLSNLDMPSNYKPFEVIEVKFKGARKEFYLNSDNIYLEIGELIAVEGSTGGYDIGHVSLTGELVRMQMKRRKTPIDQVVRKVYRKATEADVDKWKLAKDLEWETMHKARTLALDLRLSMKISDVDYQGDKTKATFFYTAEGRVDFRELIKKMAETFRIRIEMRQIGMRQEAGRLGGIGSCGRELCCSTWLTNFKTVSTAAARYQNLSLNTLKLAGQCGKLKCCLNYELDTYLDALKDIPDRVENLQTEIGTARHQKTDIFKKLMWFSYPNQEDWIPLKVDRVKEIMAMNKRGQKPINLKDEAVELTTTVFVEKTPDYENVVGQDSLTRLDDKPKNKNSRNNNRNKNNAQNRPERGGKPGQPSVKAGQPSVKPNQPAVKPGQPAPKQSNQGVKPGQPAQKAAQNNQKPVENRRNQEPKKAPEAVKTEDGEVTKAPSANRNNRSRNNRRRNKPSDKPKNEEN, encoded by the coding sequence ATGGGATGTGGAAGTTGTTCTACAGGTGGCGGTTGCGCCCCCTCAGGCTGCAAAAGTAATGGCTCGTGCCTTACCGGAGGTTGTCAGAAAATGGAAGTTTACGATTGGCTGTCTAATCTGGACATGCCTTCTAATTATAAGCCTTTCGAGGTCATAGAAGTTAAATTCAAAGGTGCCAGAAAAGAATTTTATCTGAATAGTGATAATATTTATCTGGAGATCGGAGAACTGATTGCGGTAGAAGGATCTACCGGAGGATATGATATTGGCCACGTTTCTTTAACAGGAGAGTTGGTCAGAATGCAGATGAAGCGTCGTAAAACACCAATAGATCAGGTTGTCCGCAAAGTTTACAGAAAAGCTACAGAAGCTGATGTAGATAAGTGGAAACTGGCAAAAGATCTCGAGTGGGAAACGATGCATAAAGCCCGTACGCTGGCGCTTGATCTGCGTCTCTCGATGAAAATCAGTGATGTGGATTATCAGGGTGATAAAACTAAGGCGACTTTCTTTTATACAGCCGAAGGCCGTGTGGATTTCAGGGAGCTGATCAAGAAAATGGCCGAAACTTTCCGTATAAGGATAGAAATGAGGCAAATCGGAATGCGTCAGGAAGCCGGAAGACTTGGAGGAATAGGTTCCTGCGGACGTGAATTATGCTGCTCTACCTGGTTGACAAACTTTAAAACAGTATCTACTGCTGCTGCAAGATATCAGAATCTTTCTTTGAATACGCTTAAACTTGCAGGACAGTGCGGTAAATTAAAATGCTGTCTGAATTATGAGCTGGATACCTATCTGGATGCGTTAAAGGATATCCCTGATCGTGTAGAAAACCTGCAGACTGAAATAGGTACCGCCCGTCATCAGAAAACGGATATTTTCAAGAAATTAATGTGGTTTAGTTATCCGAATCAGGAAGACTGGATTCCATTAAAAGTAGACCGTGTGAAAGAAATCATGGCGATGAATAAAAGGGGGCAGAAACCGATTAATTTAAAAGATGAAGCGGTAGAACTGACAACCACAGTTTTTGTGGAGAAAACACCTGATTATGAAAATGTTGTTGGTCAGGACAGTTTAACCCGTCTGGATGATAAACCGAAGAATAAAAATTCAAGAAATAACAATAGGAATAAGAATAATGCTCAAAACAGACCGGAAAGAGGTGGAAAGCCGGGGCAGCCATCTGTAAAAGCAGGTCAGCCTTCGGTGAAGCCAAATCAACCTGCTGTAAAACCTGGCCAGCCTGCACCAAAGCAAAGTAATCAGGGTGTGAAACCAGGTCAGCCGGCACAAAAGGCAGCTCAGAATAATCAGAAACCTGTTGAAAACAGAAGAAATCAGGAGCCTAAAAAAGCACCGGAAGCTGTTAAAACAGAAGATGGAGAGGTAACGAAAGCTCCTTCTGCAAACAGAAATAACAGATCAAGGAATAACCGCAGACGTAACAAACCATCGGATAAGCCAAAGAATGAAGAAAATTAA
- a CDS encoding SusC/RagA family TonB-linked outer membrane protein, whose protein sequence is MKKLILSLFVCLSVAVTAVAQERTITGTVTSQEDKLPIPGVSVKLVGAPGGAVTGSDGKFAVKAPSSVKSIQFSFIGYITQTIALTSSSNVNVVLTSDSKGLNEVVVTALGVNRERKSLGYSSTVVNSEEINRAAPTNLAAGLQGKIAGVDISNTSGQPGGSSKVILRGFASIGGNNQPLYVVDGVPINNARPGGEAPVGSIGDLTDNYDFGNAANDINPNDIESISILKGAAASSLYGSRASSGVILITTKKGQSGKLKINFSTAASFTQVSIVPDLQDQYGQGWGKVNYIAENGSWGPKLDGMNRPWGSIVDGDQQTKSYSAVKSNFRDAFDTGKEFNNTLSFSGGNDNSTFNVSYGNVYSDGILPGKNDTYKRNSLTLGGSTKYKALTITGTANYIGKNTRSVQTGQATSGIGSSFYEDILQIPVDYPIKSFQDYNAKFNNVNDYFSPFSQNPYYSINENGSVFKSDRLYGNVDFKVKATDWLTMQFQQGADLNNIGVKLFNAKNAPIAGSWAGGGNDEAYNRQASVGNVVEGSERYFEYDSKLNAIFNKKIDSDFDLNGLVGMNFNDRGSRALYTGIENLAIPGFYSISNSANDPTSTNTETHRRIFGMYASATLGYKNYAFLTLNARNDWSSTLPTKNNSFFYPGANLAIILSQAFDLSAAKISLLKVRAAYGKTGSDTDPYRIYNTLQRANIPLGFGNIISPIGGVAGYSIADRLNNQNLKPEISTETEFGGEIKFFDNRLGIDATYYSRVTNNQILPIGVSPSTGYTTRVVNFGKVRNRGVEIAVTGTPIKTKDITWDLGYTFSRNRNVVLELPDGLTSVDLNSAYNARFVAKVGQPLGVFEAPVPTYDPQGRIVVGANGFPLVAPTNGEYGTSQRDFVMGFTNRFTYKDFSFSFTLDYRKGGVFYSGTADLLNFVGNDPKTLYNDRRTMIIPNSVRAVTGANGQVTYVENTIPISEANFNANYYTSQGLATAYQNRILDKTFLKVRDITLSYSLPKSVAKKIGSERATITAYGRNMFTWLPKSNRTIDPEVSNLGNDLASEFGEFRSGPSTRNFGLSLNLTF, encoded by the coding sequence ATGAAAAAACTTATACTAAGTTTGTTCGTATGCTTATCTGTGGCGGTGACTGCCGTAGCACAAGAACGAACAATAACTGGTACGGTAACCTCACAGGAAGATAAATTACCTATCCCTGGTGTTAGCGTTAAATTAGTTGGAGCTCCAGGCGGAGCTGTAACAGGATCAGATGGAAAATTTGCTGTTAAAGCCCCTTCATCTGTTAAATCGATACAATTCTCTTTTATCGGTTATATTACACAAACTATTGCATTGACATCTTCTTCAAATGTGAATGTCGTGCTGACAAGTGACAGCAAAGGATTAAACGAAGTTGTTGTTACGGCTCTTGGTGTAAACAGAGAGCGTAAAAGCTTAGGTTACTCTTCGACTGTAGTGAATTCTGAGGAAATCAACAGAGCAGCACCTACAAATCTTGCTGCTGGTTTACAGGGAAAGATTGCAGGTGTTGACATTTCCAATACCTCTGGTCAGCCTGGTGGATCAAGTAAAGTTATCTTACGTGGTTTTGCATCAATTGGTGGTAACAATCAGCCGCTTTATGTAGTGGATGGTGTACCAATTAACAATGCGCGTCCAGGTGGAGAAGCTCCGGTAGGAAGTATCGGTGATTTAACTGACAATTATGACTTTGGTAATGCGGCAAATGATATCAACCCTAATGATATTGAAAGTATCAGTATCCTTAAAGGAGCTGCAGCAAGTTCATTATATGGTTCACGTGCATCAAGTGGTGTTATCTTAATCACAACCAAAAAAGGACAGAGTGGTAAATTGAAAATCAATTTCTCAACTGCGGCATCATTCACCCAGGTTTCTATTGTTCCGGATTTGCAGGATCAATACGGACAGGGATGGGGTAAAGTAAACTATATCGCTGAGAATGGAAGCTGGGGCCCGAAATTAGATGGAATGAACAGACCATGGGGTTCTATTGTTGACGGTGATCAGCAAACTAAATCATATTCTGCTGTAAAAAGTAACTTTAGAGATGCTTTTGATACTGGTAAAGAATTTAATAATACTTTATCTTTCAGCGGTGGTAATGATAATTCAACTTTTAACGTATCATATGGTAATGTTTACAGCGATGGTATTTTACCAGGAAAAAATGACACCTACAAAAGAAATTCATTAACCTTAGGTGGATCAACTAAATATAAAGCCTTAACTATTACTGGTACTGCAAACTATATTGGTAAGAACACAAGATCTGTTCAGACAGGTCAGGCTACTTCAGGAATTGGTTCTTCTTTCTATGAAGATATTCTGCAGATTCCTGTGGATTATCCAATTAAGAGTTTTCAGGACTACAATGCCAAATTCAATAATGTGAACGATTATTTTTCTCCGTTCTCTCAAAATCCATATTATTCAATAAACGAAAATGGATCAGTTTTTAAAAGTGATCGTCTTTATGGAAACGTGGATTTTAAAGTTAAAGCTACTGACTGGCTAACTATGCAGTTCCAACAGGGAGCTGACCTGAATAATATTGGTGTTAAGTTATTCAACGCAAAAAATGCACCTATTGCAGGAAGCTGGGCAGGCGGTGGAAATGATGAAGCCTATAACAGACAGGCAAGTGTAGGTAATGTCGTTGAAGGTTCTGAAAGATACTTTGAATACGATTCTAAATTAAATGCGATTTTTAATAAAAAAATCGATAGTGATTTTGATCTGAACGGTCTTGTGGGTATGAACTTTAATGATCGTGGATCAAGAGCATTGTATACTGGTATTGAAAATCTGGCCATTCCAGGGTTCTATAGTATCAGCAACTCTGCAAATGACCCGACTTCAACCAATACTGAAACACACAGAAGAATTTTCGGTATGTATGCTTCTGCTACACTTGGTTACAAAAACTATGCTTTCTTAACCTTAAATGCACGTAACGACTGGAGTTCTACGTTGCCAACTAAAAACAATAGTTTTTTCTATCCTGGGGCTAACTTAGCTATTATTTTGTCTCAGGCATTTGATTTGTCGGCGGCTAAAATCAGTTTGTTAAAAGTTAGAGCTGCTTATGGAAAGACTGGTTCTGATACAGACCCATATAGAATTTATAATACATTACAAAGAGCCAATATTCCACTGGGTTTTGGAAATATTATTTCTCCTATTGGTGGTGTTGCGGGATATTCGATTGCTGACAGATTAAACAATCAAAATTTAAAACCAGAGATCAGTACAGAAACTGAGTTTGGTGGTGAGATCAAATTTTTTGATAATCGTTTAGGAATTGATGCAACATATTACAGTCGTGTTACCAATAATCAAATTCTTCCAATCGGTGTTTCTCCTTCAACTGGTTATACAACAAGAGTTGTAAACTTTGGTAAGGTAAGGAACAGAGGCGTTGAGATTGCTGTTACAGGAACTCCGATTAAAACAAAAGATATTACCTGGGATCTGGGTTATACATTCAGCAGAAACAGAAACGTAGTATTAGAATTACCTGATGGATTAACTTCAGTAGATTTGAACTCAGCTTATAATGCAAGATTTGTAGCTAAGGTTGGTCAGCCACTGGGTGTTTTTGAAGCTCCGGTACCGACTTATGATCCTCAGGGAAGAATAGTTGTAGGAGCTAATGGTTTCCCTCTGGTTGCACCTACAAACGGAGAATACGGAACATCACAACGTGATTTTGTGATGGGCTTTACCAACAGATTTACTTATAAAGATTTTAGTTTCTCATTCACTTTAGATTACAGAAAAGGTGGCGTGTTCTACTCAGGTACAGCAGATTTACTGAATTTTGTGGGTAATGATCCTAAAACACTTTATAATGACAGACGTACGATGATTATACCAAATTCCGTAAGAGCGGTTACAGGTGCAAACGGACAGGTTACTTATGTTGAAAATACAATTCCGATATCTGAGGCAAATTTCAATGCTAACTATTATACTTCTCAAGGTCTTGCGACTGCTTATCAGAACAGGATACTGGATAAAACCTTCTTAAAAGTCAGAGATATTACGCTTAGTTATTCTTTGCCTAAATCTGTAGCAAAAAAGATCGGATCTGAAAGAGCAACAATTACGGCTTATGGAAGAAACATGTTTACCTGGTTACCTAAATCGAACCGTACTATTGACCCGGAAGTTTCAAACTTAGGAAACGATCTTGCCAGTGAATTTGGTGAATTCAGATCAGGACCGTCTACCAGGAATTTCGGCCTTTCTTTAAACCTAACTTTTTAA
- a CDS encoding ATP-binding protein, whose product MQFKEIVGQEEIKRQLIQTVAENRVSHAQLFLSAEGTGSLPLAIAYAQYINCLDKSDTDSCGVCSSCRKYERYIHPDLHFSYPFFASKDVKIAVDVLEEWRTMLLADPYVDLDIWRQQLSADNKQANINIAECHDIIKKLSYKAFEAETKVLIMWLPEYLEKEGNSLLKIIEEPPANTLFLLVANNQEHILSTLLSRTQIVKIPKLPSPVIENYLVNSYNLSEEQASTYSFLADGNLIEAKLQAAQAHNDNAEVFAEWLRMGYGNRVPDLVTFVDQAASWGRENQKNFLKYGISFLRECSLLMSGADSLVKLPARTLETAQKLSKHVLDLNMASAIITELEQAHYHIERNANPKILFLDVSLQLVKIIKFKTLPKGTQHIYN is encoded by the coding sequence ATGCAGTTTAAAGAGATCGTAGGACAAGAGGAAATAAAGCGTCAGCTGATACAGACAGTTGCTGAAAACAGGGTAAGTCATGCCCAGTTATTTCTCTCTGCCGAAGGGACGGGTTCTTTGCCCCTGGCTATAGCATATGCTCAGTATATCAATTGTTTAGATAAATCAGATACGGATAGTTGCGGCGTTTGTTCATCTTGCCGCAAATATGAAAGATATATTCATCCTGATCTGCATTTCTCTTATCCGTTTTTTGCTTCCAAGGATGTTAAAATTGCTGTAGATGTACTGGAAGAATGGAGAACAATGCTATTGGCAGATCCTTATGTTGATCTTGATATCTGGAGACAACAGCTAAGTGCTGATAATAAACAGGCCAATATTAATATTGCAGAATGCCATGATATCATTAAGAAATTAAGCTATAAAGCTTTTGAAGCAGAGACGAAGGTGCTGATTATGTGGTTACCTGAATATCTGGAAAAAGAAGGGAATTCACTGCTTAAAATTATTGAGGAACCACCTGCAAATACCTTGTTTTTATTGGTGGCGAATAATCAGGAGCATATACTTTCTACACTGTTATCCAGGACACAAATTGTTAAAATTCCAAAGCTTCCATCACCGGTAATTGAAAATTATCTGGTAAACAGCTATAATCTTTCAGAAGAACAGGCTTCCACTTATAGTTTTCTTGCAGATGGGAATTTAATAGAAGCCAAATTGCAGGCTGCACAAGCTCACAATGATAATGCAGAGGTCTTTGCGGAGTGGCTGAGAATGGGATATGGAAACAGAGTTCCTGATCTGGTGACCTTTGTAGATCAGGCGGCCAGCTGGGGAAGAGAAAATCAAAAGAATTTTTTAAAATACGGAATCAGCTTTCTGAGAGAGTGCAGTTTATTGATGAGCGGGGCAGATAGCTTAGTGAAATTACCGGCCAGAACGCTTGAAACAGCACAAAAATTAAGTAAACACGTGCTTGACCTGAATATGGCTTCTGCAATTATTACAGAACTGGAACAGGCACATTATCATATAGAACGTAACGCTAATCCGAAAATACTATTTTTAGATGTATCTTTACAACTGGTAAAAATAATCAAGTTTAAAACGCTCCCGAAAGGGACTCAACATATATACAATTAG
- a CDS encoding UDP-N-acetylmuramoyl-tripeptide--D-alanyl-D-alanine ligase, with translation MSQIETIYQHYLSNPVVCTDTRSISAGCLFFALKGENFDANTFAGEALKQGAAFAVIDNANYRINDKCLLVDDVLTTLQDLARYHRTQLHIPVIGLTGSNGKTTTKELINAVLAEKYNSFATKGNLNNHIGVPLSILSISADTEIAVIEMGANHQKEIEFLCTIAQPTHGMITNIGMAHLDGFGGFEGVKKGKAELFAYLKKTQGIAFVNRDNAYIMEMSTVAGLTSLVYYGKEGENTISGHLVKSDPLIELTWKKQNEDFNAKANLTGAYNFENILAAICIATFFELSPDQINKGLAGYYPNNNRSQLTKTATNTVICDFYNANPSSMTAALANISILEAKNKVAIIGDMFELGPETEKQHHEIAALAEKSGLHTVILIGKHFYLLKDQFSGLFFSTPKEAEAWLKENPITNSLVLLKGSRGMALEQLLPTL, from the coding sequence ATGTCCCAGATTGAAACTATTTATCAGCATTACCTGTCAAACCCGGTAGTTTGTACCGACACCAGGAGTATTAGTGCAGGCTGTTTGTTTTTCGCTTTAAAAGGAGAAAATTTCGATGCAAATACCTTTGCCGGCGAAGCTTTGAAACAGGGTGCAGCATTCGCTGTTATTGATAATGCAAACTACAGGATAAATGATAAATGTCTTTTAGTTGACGATGTACTGACTACTTTACAGGATCTGGCCCGTTATCACAGAACTCAGCTTCATATCCCAGTGATTGGTCTGACAGGAAGTAATGGTAAAACGACAACCAAAGAACTGATCAATGCGGTACTTGCAGAAAAGTATAACTCCTTTGCTACAAAAGGAAATCTGAATAATCATATAGGTGTACCCTTATCCATTTTATCCATATCGGCGGACACTGAAATTGCAGTCATTGAAATGGGTGCCAATCATCAGAAAGAAATTGAATTTCTATGCACAATCGCTCAGCCGACTCATGGAATGATTACTAATATCGGAATGGCTCACCTGGATGGATTTGGTGGTTTTGAAGGCGTAAAAAAAGGCAAGGCAGAATTGTTCGCCTATCTGAAAAAAACACAAGGCATTGCCTTTGTAAACCGGGATAACGCTTACATCATGGAAATGAGCACTGTAGCCGGATTAACCAGCCTTGTTTATTATGGGAAAGAAGGAGAAAACACCATATCAGGACACTTGGTGAAATCAGACCCGCTGATCGAGCTGACCTGGAAAAAACAAAATGAAGATTTCAATGCTAAAGCTAATCTGACAGGAGCTTATAATTTCGAAAATATTCTGGCAGCAATCTGCATTGCTACATTCTTTGAGCTGAGCCCGGATCAGATCAACAAAGGTCTGGCAGGATATTACCCCAACAATAATCGCTCACAACTGACTAAAACAGCAACCAATACGGTTATTTGTGACTTCTACAATGCCAATCCCAGCAGCATGACCGCGGCACTGGCTAATATCTCTATACTGGAAGCCAAAAATAAAGTGGCTATCATCGGGGATATGTTTGAATTAGGCCCTGAAACAGAAAAACAGCATCACGAGATCGCTGCCCTGGCAGAAAAATCAGGTCTCCATACGGTTATTTTAATCGGCAAACATTTTTACCTCTTAAAAGATCAGTTTAGTGGTTTATTCTTCAGTACACCTAAAGAAGCAGAAGCCTGGTTAAAAGAAAATCCAATCACAAACAGTCTTGTCCTTTTAAAAGGATCCAGAGGAATGGCACTGGAACAGCTGCTTCCTACCTTATAA
- a CDS encoding gliding motility lipoprotein GldH, translating into MKKIKLFVWFLFSVLATGLLGCNTNNLIDTNEEMPQRNWSYVNKIKGVAEIKDPAKPVSLRFKLRHTADYRYSNIYILMHLSGPGIPKITRRYEYKLAEQDGQWLGKGSGNLYTYVLPLLTDYHFPQAGKYNIEIEQNMRDNPLKEISDAGIMVSRIPEK; encoded by the coding sequence ATGAAGAAAATTAAGCTTTTTGTATGGTTCCTGTTCAGTGTACTGGCGACAGGACTATTGGGATGTAATACAAATAACCTGATTGATACCAATGAAGAAATGCCTCAGCGTAACTGGAGCTATGTGAATAAAATAAAAGGCGTTGCAGAAATTAAAGATCCTGCCAAACCGGTTTCACTTAGATTTAAGCTCAGACATACAGCTGATTACAGATATTCGAATATTTATATTTTAATGCATTTAAGCGGTCCGGGAATCCCTAAGATTACCAGACGCTATGAATATAAACTGGCTGAACAGGATGGACAATGGTTAGGTAAAGGATCGGGAAACTTATATACTTATGTACTTCCGCTGTTAACTGACTATCATTTCCCACAGGCAGGGAAATATAACATTGAAATTGAACAAAATATGCGTGATAATCCTTTAAAGGAGATCAGTGATGCAGGGATTATGGTTTCGCGAATCCCGGAAAAATAA
- a CDS encoding M14 metallopeptidase family protein, with protein sequence MKRIILSFLSLLLCFTAIQAQIKSPDAFLGYPLGTKFTSHHQVLAYFKYLAAADNNIRLINYGRSYENRELLVAVVSSKENMANLDQIRKNNLSLSKAEGGLVNINKQPAILWLSYNVHGNEASSTETAMKMLYSLAEGVNRQTKDWLKNTVVVIDPCLNPDGRERYINYYNAVAGVNPDANPMAREHTEPWPGGRSNHYYFDLNRDWAWQSQIETQQRLLLYHQWMPEVHIDFHEQSYNEPYYFAPAAEPMHQDITAFQREFQVIAGKNNAKYFDKNGWQYFTKERFDLLYPSYGDTYPLYNGAIGMTYEQGGIGAGLVVITANGDSLTLSDRIYHHLTTGLATLETVSDNSYKLVAEFKKYFTQAVAYPSGIYKTYVVKADNVSRMKKMTALLTKNNIKYAFGGDKTVTGFNFATKKTVLFRVGRNDMVINLKQPASVLANVLFEPQTVVTDSNTYDITAWALPYAYGLNAYGCKELLTGEFPDMEPRKDSTIVLTKPYGWVLSWDAVEDAQVLIALHRANIKVRIAEQAFTIGGKIHPAGSLLIYRSENERVNKMIETDIVMLSKKLKKPFIPISGSYVEKGKDFGSSVYPLLPVPKVAMVAGTDISSQSAGEVWHFFDRELNYPLNIISEQAIGSLNLATTNVLILPDGSYMRRNMEKLEDWINLGGKVILMEDAISSVAGIKPFDIKKKEQPVNTEKEVFSRSYREKDRDNSADAIPGAIYRVTLDKSHPFAIGLGDTYYTLKTDEKIYEPLQKGWNVGVLKQDAYVTGIAGKNVQDKLSQGMLFGVQPAGKGNVVYLSGDLLFRSFWESGKQLFVNTIFLVF encoded by the coding sequence ATGAAAAGAATTATCCTCTCATTTTTATCGTTGCTCTTGTGTTTTACGGCTATTCAGGCCCAGATAAAGTCTCCGGATGCCTTTTTAGGTTATCCGCTGGGAACTAAATTTACCTCGCATCATCAGGTTCTGGCTTATTTTAAATATCTGGCCGCTGCGGATAACAATATCAGATTGATCAATTATGGCAGATCTTACGAAAACCGTGAACTGCTTGTCGCTGTAGTCTCTTCAAAAGAGAACATGGCAAACCTTGATCAGATCAGGAAAAACAACCTGAGCCTGAGTAAGGCAGAAGGCGGACTGGTAAATATCAATAAACAACCGGCAATTTTATGGCTCAGTTATAATGTTCATGGAAACGAAGCAAGTTCTACTGAAACAGCGATGAAAATGCTCTATAGCCTGGCTGAAGGTGTGAACCGGCAGACAAAAGACTGGCTGAAAAACACAGTTGTGGTTATTGATCCCTGTTTAAATCCCGATGGAAGAGAAAGATATATTAATTATTATAATGCGGTAGCAGGTGTTAATCCCGATGCAAATCCCATGGCAAGAGAGCATACCGAGCCGTGGCCAGGCGGGCGCTCCAATCATTATTACTTTGATCTTAACCGGGATTGGGCATGGCAGTCACAAATAGAAACGCAGCAACGCTTATTACTCTATCATCAGTGGATGCCAGAGGTACACATTGATTTTCATGAACAGAGTTATAATGAACCGTATTATTTTGCTCCTGCAGCTGAACCCATGCATCAGGATATTACCGCTTTTCAACGTGAATTTCAGGTCATAGCCGGAAAAAATAATGCTAAATATTTTGATAAAAACGGATGGCAGTATTTTACAAAAGAGCGTTTCGATCTTCTTTATCCTTCGTATGGAGATACTTATCCATTATATAACGGTGCAATCGGAATGACTTATGAGCAGGGAGGAATCGGTGCAGGTTTAGTTGTCATTACTGCAAATGGTGATTCTTTAACCCTATCGGACAGGATATATCATCATTTGACAACCGGACTTGCTACGCTGGAAACGGTTTCTGATAATTCCTATAAACTGGTAGCAGAGTTTAAAAAATATTTCACACAGGCGGTAGCTTATCCTTCTGGTATATATAAGACATATGTTGTGAAAGCAGATAATGTAAGCAGGATGAAGAAGATGACTGCTTTGCTGACTAAGAATAATATTAAGTATGCATTTGGAGGAGATAAGACTGTTACCGGTTTTAACTTCGCCACAAAGAAAACGGTTCTTTTTCGTGTTGGGAGAAACGATATGGTTATCAATCTTAAGCAACCGGCATCCGTGCTGGCCAATGTTCTTTTTGAGCCACAGACCGTTGTTACAGATTCAAATACTTATGATATTACCGCCTGGGCATTACCTTATGCTTATGGTTTGAATGCTTACGGTTGTAAAGAGCTGCTGACGGGGGAGTTCCCGGATATGGAGCCCCGTAAAGACAGTACAATAGTTTTGACAAAACCTTATGGATGGGTTTTATCCTGGGATGCGGTAGAAGATGCACAGGTTTTAATTGCATTGCACCGGGCAAATATCAAGGTTCGGATTGCAGAACAGGCTTTTACTATTGGAGGTAAAATTCATCCGGCCGGCTCTTTGCTGATTTACAGATCAGAAAATGAAAGGGTTAATAAAATGATAGAAACGGATATCGTTATGCTATCTAAAAAGCTAAAAAAACCTTTCATTCCCATTTCTGGCAGTTATGTGGAAAAAGGGAAAGATTTCGGCTCATCTGTTTATCCTCTTTTGCCAGTCCCGAAAGTGGCAATGGTTGCCGGGACGGATATTTCTTCCCAAAGCGCCGGAGAAGTCTGGCATTTTTTTGACCGGGAATTAAATTATCCTTTGAATATTATTTCTGAGCAGGCTATAGGAAGTCTGAATCTTGCGACTACCAATGTGCTGATTTTGCCCGACGGGAGTTATATGCGCAGGAATATGGAAAAACTGGAAGATTGGATTAATCTTGGCGGAAAAGTGATTTTAATGGAGGATGCGATTTCAAGTGTTGCGGGGATAAAGCCTTTTGATATTAAAAAGAAAGAACAGCCTGTTAATACAGAAAAAGAGGTTTTCTCCCGTAGTTACAGGGAAAAAGACAGGGATAATTCGGCCGATGCTATTCCGGGAGCTATTTACAGGGTTACGCTCGATAAAAGTCATCCTTTCGCCATTGGTTTGGGAGACACTTATTATACGTTAAAAACAGATGAGAAAATTTACGAACCGCTGCAAAAGGGCTGGAATGTTGGCGTGCTTAAGCAGGATGCTTATGTAACAGGAATTGCAGGGAAAAACGTACAGGATAAACTTTCTCAGGGGATGTTGTTTGGTGTGCAGCCGGCTGGTAAGGGAAATGTCGTTTATCTCTCGGGCGACCTGTTGTTCCGTTCTTTTTGGGAAAGTGGGAAACAACTTTTTGTAAATACAATATTTCTTGTTTTTTAA